The following proteins are encoded in a genomic region of Stegostoma tigrinum isolate sSteTig4 chromosome 2, sSteTig4.hap1, whole genome shotgun sequence:
- the rbfa gene encoding putative ribosome-binding factor A, mitochondrial, whose amino-acid sequence MAAVGVLSALRRCAARGSCYRLLGMSLIGGQCRQVQSTGCLYAKKNLLKKFLSKSKKKCWYESRTLGSQLLYKPSSLDNVLKPQRKLQKEHTIRMRALNNILYKAITELLDSNEVSSEIYEYKVEISKVMLTVDFSTCRVYWVASGSVEKDDRVQRVLEKCSSHIRHLLISRQVMGSVPPLVFVKDQQQSAIAEVERLLEIADYGSEEGTMDIEQAWNGRHFRHGPPDSTWEPISRESTSASSDLPPSSPEVDHFGIDHDLLNRKILEYKKKISERSSETNSFMLSAQHQEQLDHFKKLKQIKKKKSKYKLDDITPEMYFLEKSKMDSATADGLSDGEEQLKEMDEEMMELEAEEDNPKSHLKSPKDV is encoded by the exons ATGGCAGCAGTTGGAGTGTTGAGCGCACTGCGCAGATGTGCGGCGCGTGGTAGTTGCTACAGATTGCTGGGTATGAGCCTGATTGGAGGTCAATGCAGGCAAGTGCAGAGCACTGGCTGTCTATATGCAAAGAAGAACTTACTGAAGAAATTCCTATCTAAATCAAA GAAGAAGTGCTGGTATGAAAGCCGGACACTGGGATCTCAGTTG CTTTATAAACCCTCCAGTTTGGACAATGTACTGAAACCTCAGCGCAAATTGCAGAAAGAGCACACAATCCGAATGAGAGCACTCAACAATATTCTTTATAAAGCAATCACAGAGCTGTTGGACAGTAATGAAGTCAGCTCGGAAATATATGAGTATAAAGTTGAGATATCCAAA GTAATGTTGACTGTGGATTTTTCAACATGTCGAGTCTATTGGGTGGCAAGTGGTTCAGTGGAAAAAGATGATCGTGTTCAGCGAGTCTTAGAAAAATGCTCTTCACATATAAG GCATCTTCTCATTTCCCGGCAAGTCATGGGTAGCGTTCCCCCATTGGTCTTTGTTAAAGACCAACAGCAATCAGCAATAGCTGAG GTTGAAAGATTGTTAGAAATTGCTGATTATGGCTCTGAGGAAGGGACTATGGATATTGAGCAAGCGTGGAACGGAAGGCATTTTAG ACATGGTCCTCCAGACTCCACTTGGGAGCCTATTTCACGAGAATCTACTTCTGCCTCATCTGATCTGCCTCCATCATCTCCTGAAGTGGATCATTTTGGTATTGACCATGACTTGCTGAACAGAAAAATATTggaatataaaaagaaaattagtgaaagatcatcagaaacaaatagttttaTGTTATCGGCACAGCACCAGGAGCAACTGGATCACTTTAAAAAACTGAagcaaataaaaaagaaaaaatccAAGTATAAGCTTGATGATATCACACCTGAGATGTACTTTTTAGAAAAGTCTAAAATGGACTCTGCAACAGCTGACGGTTTGTCAGATGGGGAAGAGCAGCTGAAGGAAATGGATGAAGAAATGATGGAACTTGAAGCAGAGGAAGATAATCCAAAAAGTCACTTAAAATCTCCTAAAGATGTATAA